Within the Pelagovum pacificum genome, the region GCCGTGTCGCTGCGAGCGGGGGTAGTGCGGCATGTTGCCCGTAACCGGGAAACCAGCGATGGTCCGGGCAACGTGCACGGGGGTTAAGAGATGAAGAAATGTGTAGACTGCGGAACCGAGATTGGGATGCTGACTTCCGCAGGACCTGAGGGCCGTCACTGCAAGCGTTGTAATGCCGCGCGCTTGAGGAGCGGCCCGACGGCCGCGGCTGCGCCGGCACCTCGCTTAACCGACGCTGAAATCGAGCGGGTATTGTTGACAACGGAAGTCAGCTCCGACCTTGCGATCACTGAACGGCTCGAAATCGTCACGGCCGAGTGCGCGTTCGGCATGCACATTTTCAAAGACCTCTTCGCAGAGGTGCGAGACATTGTTGGAGGGCGCTCTGCTGCGGTGCAAAAGACGATGCGGGAGTCGCGGCGAGTCGTTCTGTTCGAACTGAAGAGAGAAGCTCGGCTTATTGGTGCCGACGCTGTGGTAGGGGTCGACCTCGACTACGTCGAACTCAGCGCGATGAAGAGCATGGTTCTGTTGGTCGCTTCCGGCACGGCAGTGCGCCTCGATCGCTCCTAATGTGCCGCGCGACACCCACTTCTACACCGCTGATCCGTTTCCAAACGCGCCCGCAAGTCATTGATATGTATGGCGTGGGATGCGCCACGGTTTCCACGCTAGATCGCTGAGAATACGTCGAAAACTTGCTCCTATCGGGTGCGCCATTACAAACTTCTTACCGGTTCAAAAGTCATCTACGTTTTCGCGACGCGTTCCCGGTGGTCTAAGGCCCGCCGATGCCTCATGCGCTCTTCCACCACACCGCAACCCACCTCGAGCTGACCTGCACGTCCTGCCGGCATACGGCGACGATCTGGAGGATTAATGCCGACGCGCAGCTCGTGCTGCTGTACCGTCACGAGTTCGAGCGTCGGGTGGTCTGCAGCCGGTGCGGGTCGAAGTGGCCGTGGGTGAAGGCGCTGCCGCCGGAGCGGCGCGGGCAAAACCGGTTCGGTTGATGTGACTGAGAATCCTTAGTCCGAAGCTGCTGTCGGCGATACCTCGAGTGCTTCGATCGTTCTGACTTGAGATCAGCGGAAACACGTCGGCGACCGGACTGTCTTATCTTCCAATTTGACGACTTAGGGCAGGACCGTGTTAGAAGGCCATCAGGTGAGATTGGTACCTTACCTGAGGATTTCAGCTTTTCGGGCGCCCACGTTCCTGCGTGGGCGCTCTTTTCTTTACCCCTCATCACAACTGCTCGAAATTCGATATCCCGAACCCATTCGTCACCGTGATGACTTCCTTTGCATTAAGCATGCGCAACATATTGCTTTGTTGGAAGAATACCCTTGCTTGTCCGTTTGGACCGGCTAGGTGCCTTGACGTAAACGGGGGGCCTGCATGATCACGACTTGGCTTCTGTTGCTGGGCGGGTTCGTCCTGCTGATCGTCGGTGGGGAGCTTCTGGTACGCGGGGCGGTCCAGATTGCCGAACGACTCGGGATGTCTCCCCTTGTGATCGGGTTGACGCTCGTCGGCTTCGGGACATCAATGCCGGAGCTGGTCACCTCGGTTCAGGCTGGCCTTAGCGGTTCACCTGGTATTGCCTATGGCAACATCGTCGGTTCGAACATCGCCAATATCCTGTTGATCGCTGGCGTCTCGGCGGTGATGTGCCCCATCGTTGTAGCTCGGTCTGCATTGCGCCGCGACGCCTCGATCATGCTGCTGATCGCGATCGCATTTGCATTTCTGGCGATGACGTTCCCTATGGGTCGCCTCATCGGTACGGCCATGGTGGCCGGACTCGTCGGCTATCTGATGTTTGTCATCCGACAGGAGCGCGGGTCTGGAGCCGCTGGAGCGATCCACGACAAAAGCACTGCCTTTTCGGAAGCGGACCTCTCGATTTCGAAGAGTTCGACGCAGAGCGGGCTATTCGTGCCGCTCCTGATCGCGGCGGCGGGCCTTGGGTTGGTAGTTGCGGGTGGCTCCTTTCTTGTTTCCGGAGCCGTCGAAATCGCTCGCAACCTCGGTGTTTCGGAGACGGTCATCGGGCTGACCATCGTGGCAGTCGGGACTTCTATGCCCGAGCTCGTGACATCTGTCATCGCTGCATTGAAGCGGCAGGGTGATGTCGCCTTCGGTAACGTGGTCGGCTCCAATATCTACAATATCCTTGGAATTGGCGGAGCCACCGCTCTGATCGCTCCGTCGATGGTGCCGGCCGAGATCGTCCGCTTCGATGCTCCGCTCATGGTCTTCGTGTCGCTGGCGTTCGTCGTGTTCGCAGCTACTGGAATGAGGGTCGGTCGCAGAGAAGGCGCCGTGCTGGCCGCCGGCTACCTTGCTTACGTCTGGTTGCTTTGGCCTTAGACTCCGGCTTTAGGCGAGGTGACGCCTAGGGGGAGTGAGAGAAGACTGAGGCCAAAGTACACGACAAATCGGCCCAATCCTTATGTTTTGGAGACTAGTGGCCACCACGCATGGCGCTCTTTGCAAGCGCAGCAATGAGGTCAGTCCGCGTCACAATCCCAACGATCTGACCATGTTGGACAACTGGGACGGCGTCTACGTCGGCGTCTGCCATCATCGGCAGGAGTGCTCCAACGGGCGTGTTGGTCGTCGCTCGAGGAACCGCGACACTCATGACCTCCTCCGCCAGAACTGGCTTTGAGCGACGAGGATCAACCATGCGCCTCAGTGCGGCAGTATAGCCCCGGTCGAGCCGCAATGCGTCATCTCGGGCTCGACTGATCAAATGCAGCTGGAAGATCACACCGAGAAAGCGCCCGGAATTCTCTGTGACTGGGATCGATGTGAACCGGTGTCTTCTGAACAGGTCGGCAACCTCCCCAATCGGAGTGCGCGGAGAGACCGTAACAAGATTTTGTGACATCACATCCACCGCCGTCATTGGCCCGGATGACCGAACTGCGGCCTGCATTTCTGCTGCTCCGATCAAGCGAGCCAAGTCCTCCACGCCAAGATTGAACGATTGGCGGTAGCGCTCAAGGATCTCGGTCAGGTCACTCTCAGACAGGCCCAAGCCTTCTGCCGAGCGCCGGTCCACTTGTCGCTTTTCTGATGGATCATCGAATTGGCGGAACGGATAATGACGACCGGTTAAGCGGGCGTAGGCCGCGGCGATAAGCACCAGAGCTGTCGTTCCAACGGCAATTGGTGCCAGTGCGAACCAGAAACCAAGTCGTGAAACAGCCTCGGGAGACATGGCAGCAGTCATTGCTACTGCGCCGGCAGGGGGATGCACCGCTCGGCAAAGGATCATCGCAAAGATCGCGAGCCCAACGGCGAGTGCAATACGCGATGTGGGATCGGAGATGGTCATGCAGACCGCCACGCCGACTAGCGCGGCGACAGTGTTGCCGACCACGGCAGACCACGGCTGGGCCAGGGGACTGTTGGGAACTGCGAACAGCAGGACCGACGAGGCGCCGAAGGGCGCCACGAGATAGAGGCCGAGCTCGGTGTCGATCTCGGGCGAGAGGACGAAGAATCCGGCCAGCCCGAGGCCAATTGTAGCCCCCAAGCCCGCCCGAGCAGCCTCCACGCTTGAGACACGA harbors:
- a CDS encoding YbjQ family protein, coding for MLTSAGPEGRHCKRCNAARLRSGPTAAAAPAPRLTDAEIERVLLTTEVSSDLAITERLEIVTAECAFGMHIFKDLFAEVRDIVGGRSAAVQKTMRESRRVVLFELKREARLIGADAVVGVDLDYVELSAMKSMVLLVASGTAVRLDRS
- a CDS encoding HPP family protein, translated to MKLCARFHRRTDVRALKSLGPAVSRVSSVEAARAGLGATIGLGLAGFFVLSPEIDTELGLYLVAPFGASSVLLFAVPNSPLAQPWSAVVGNTVAALVGVAVCMTISDPTSRIALAVGLAIFAMILCRAVHPPAGAVAMTAAMSPEAVSRLGFWFALAPIAVGTTALVLIAAAYARLTGRHYPFRQFDDPSEKRQVDRRSAEGLGLSESDLTEILERYRQSFNLGVEDLARLIGAAEMQAAVRSSGPMTAVDVMSQNLVTVSPRTPIGEVADLFRRHRFTSIPVTENSGRFLGVIFQLHLISRARDDALRLDRGYTAALRRMVDPRRSKPVLAEEVMSVAVPRATTNTPVGALLPMMADADVDAVPVVQHGQIVGIVTRTDLIAALAKSAMRGGH
- a CDS encoding calcium/sodium antiporter is translated as MITTWLLLLGGFVLLIVGGELLVRGAVQIAERLGMSPLVIGLTLVGFGTSMPELVTSVQAGLSGSPGIAYGNIVGSNIANILLIAGVSAVMCPIVVARSALRRDASIMLLIAIAFAFLAMTFPMGRLIGTAMVAGLVGYLMFVIRQERGSGAAGAIHDKSTAFSEADLSISKSSTQSGLFVPLLIAAAGLGLVVAGGSFLVSGAVEIARNLGVSETVIGLTIVAVGTSMPELVTSVIAALKRQGDVAFGNVVGSNIYNILGIGGATALIAPSMVPAEIVRFDAPLMVFVSLAFVVFAATGMRVGRREGAVLAAGYLAYVWLLWP